Proteins found in one Rhodobacteraceae bacterium D3-12 genomic segment:
- a CDS encoding efflux RND transporter permease subunit, which translates to MTLSDISVRRPVLATVANLLLIVFGVTALLGISVRELPDVDNAVVTVTTNYRGAAPEVIDTDITETIEGAVASISGIRSISSESRQGRSRVTIEFEAGRDVDVAANDVRDAVGRVRANLPLAADLPEVVKNDADADPVMRLAVVSDRMTTAEITDYVDRFISDRLATLDGVASLQIYGDRSFAVRIWLDRRALAARKLTVADVTNALQRNNVELPAGEVTSTNRQLTVRLNSRLQSIEDFRDVVLDRVAGYPVRLGDVARIEPGVEDDSTVVRSDGRPAIGLAVQRQSQSNTLQISNAVRAEIARITPTLPEGMEIQIGSDDALFVGASIREVINALMISLGLVVMVILLFLRSFRATLIPAITIPVSLLGAFILIGAWGFSLNTLTLLALLLAIGLVVDDAIVVLENIQRRIENGETPLVAAMNGARQVTFAVLATSVTLIAVFVPLSFMPGQVGRLFIEFGWVMAGTVAISTFVALTACPALASKVLRPSKGKAGATTEADTPQGAVQKAYAGLLNQCLRMPLVVILLALVVTGGSAFFYESLPRELAPREDRGVGFIPLTAPQGSTLAYTDTAARQVEEILQPYLEDGVIETVFTFSGSGNRSWRSFVVFRLAPWDARERSASQVARSIAPKMGQLTRARGFPITPAGLGLRGNSTPVRLVISGPDFDSVKGWSTALLERAEQVQGLVNPEINFEENLPQLEVRIDRARADDLGISVETIASTMQSMLASLEVTTFVSRGREYPVILQAEERDRRSPSDINNIYVRSGDGQTLVPLGALISISENAASSSLRRFDRLPSIQLSGALAPGADLGTVLTELEQIAGEIVPPQGKLGFEGQSRTFKDTSAGANAVFAMALLIVFLVLAAQFESFVHPIIILLTVPAGVAGALYAMAIGGLSLNVYSQIGIILLIGLVAKNGILIVEFANQLRDEGKEVREAVVLASVLRLRPITMTVLSTVLGALPLLFATGAGAESRNAIGTVIIAGLAMSAVLMLVVTPVLYDLLARFTKPSGMVEKALERDMREAREKAEEAGKTA; encoded by the coding sequence ATGACGCTTTCAGACATTTCGGTGCGCCGACCGGTCCTTGCGACCGTGGCCAATCTGCTTTTGATCGTGTTCGGGGTGACGGCTTTGCTCGGCATTTCGGTGCGTGAGTTGCCCGATGTGGACAACGCCGTGGTCACGGTAACAACCAACTATCGCGGTGCCGCGCCTGAGGTGATCGACACCGACATCACCGAAACAATCGAAGGCGCAGTCGCGTCGATCTCGGGCATTCGCTCGATCAGCTCAGAAAGCCGTCAGGGGCGTTCGCGCGTCACCATCGAGTTTGAGGCCGGGCGCGATGTTGATGTGGCCGCCAATGATGTGCGCGACGCGGTCGGGCGGGTGCGCGCCAATCTGCCGCTCGCTGCGGACCTGCCCGAAGTGGTCAAAAACGACGCCGATGCCGACCCGGTGATGCGGCTTGCCGTGGTCTCCGACCGCATGACCACCGCTGAAATCACCGACTACGTGGATCGCTTTATTTCCGATCGTCTGGCCACGCTTGACGGGGTGGCAAGCCTGCAAATTTATGGCGATCGTTCCTTTGCGGTGCGCATATGGCTCGACCGGCGCGCGCTGGCCGCGCGCAAGCTGACCGTAGCGGATGTCACCAACGCGCTACAGCGCAACAATGTTGAACTCCCCGCAGGAGAGGTCACATCGACCAACCGGCAGTTGACCGTGCGGCTCAACAGTCGATTGCAAAGCATCGAGGATTTTCGCGATGTCGTCTTGGACAGGGTGGCGGGTTACCCTGTGCGCCTTGGCGACGTGGCGCGAATTGAACCGGGGGTGGAGGACGACTCAACCGTCGTTCGCAGCGATGGCCGCCCCGCAATCGGCCTCGCGGTGCAACGCCAAAGCCAGTCGAACACGCTTCAGATTTCCAACGCGGTGCGGGCAGAAATTGCGCGCATCACCCCAACCTTGCCCGAAGGAATGGAGATCCAGATCGGCTCGGATGACGCGCTGTTTGTTGGCGCATCTATCCGCGAGGTGATCAATGCGTTGATGATTTCGCTTGGGCTGGTGGTTATGGTCATCTTACTGTTTTTGCGCAGTTTTCGCGCAACCCTTATCCCGGCCATCACCATTCCTGTCTCGCTCTTGGGGGCGTTCATCCTGATTGGGGCGTGGGGCTTTTCGCTCAATACGCTGACCTTGCTGGCTCTGCTTTTGGCGATCGGGCTGGTCGTGGATGACGCAATCGTCGTGCTGGAAAACATCCAGCGCCGGATCGAGAACGGGGAAACCCCGCTGGTTGCGGCCATGAATGGCGCGCGACAGGTGACCTTTGCCGTTCTGGCCACGTCCGTCACGCTAATCGCGGTGTTTGTGCCGCTGTCGTTCATGCCGGGGCAGGTGGGCCGGCTATTTATCGAATTCGGCTGGGTCATGGCCGGGACAGTGGCAATTTCAACCTTCGTTGCGCTGACCGCCTGTCCGGCGCTGGCGTCCAAAGTGCTGCGCCCGAGCAAGGGCAAAGCAGGCGCAACAACCGAGGCCGACACCCCGCAGGGCGCTGTTCAGAAAGCCTATGCCGGTCTGTTAAATCAATGCCTGCGGATGCCGCTAGTGGTGATCCTGCTGGCGCTTGTGGTTACGGGGGGATCTGCGTTTTTCTATGAATCCCTGCCGCGCGAACTCGCCCCGAGAGAGGACAGGGGCGTGGGCTTTATCCCTCTCACTGCGCCACAGGGCAGCACCTTGGCCTATACCGATACCGCGGCCCGGCAGGTCGAAGAAATTCTACAACCTTACCTCGAAGACGGGGTGATTGAGACCGTCTTTACTTTTTCCGGCTCGGGTAACCGGTCTTGGCGTTCTTTCGTCGTCTTCCGCCTTGCACCTTGGGACGCGCGCGAACGATCGGCGTCACAGGTCGCCCGCTCCATCGCACCGAAAATGGGTCAGCTAACACGCGCGCGCGGCTTTCCGATCACGCCTGCCGGGCTTGGCCTTCGTGGCAACTCGACGCCTGTGCGTCTTGTCATAAGCGGACCGGATTTTGACAGCGTCAAAGGGTGGTCAACCGCGCTTCTGGAACGGGCCGAACAGGTCCAAGGCTTGGTCAACCCGGAAATTAATTTCGAAGAGAACCTGCCGCAACTCGAAGTGCGCATCGACCGCGCGCGCGCGGATGATCTCGGTATCTCCGTGGAGACAATCGCCTCGACCATGCAATCCATGCTGGCCTCGCTTGAGGTCACGACTTTCGTCAGCCGTGGCCGCGAATACCCCGTTATCCTTCAGGCCGAGGAACGCGACCGCCGCTCGCCATCGGACATCAACAACATCTATGTGCGCTCCGGTGACGGGCAAACGCTGGTGCCGCTGGGCGCCTTGATTTCTATCAGCGAGAACGCTGCGTCCTCCTCGCTCCGCCGCTTTGACCGGCTCCCCTCGATCCAGCTTTCGGGCGCGCTTGCGCCCGGCGCTGATCTCGGCACTGTGCTGACCGAACTGGAGCAGATCGCGGGTGAGATCGTCCCACCGCAAGGCAAGCTTGGCTTTGAAGGGCAATCGCGCACCTTCAAAGATACTTCCGCCGGGGCTAACGCCGTTTTTGCTATGGCTCTATTGATCGTTTTCCTTGTGCTGGCCGCCCAATTCGAAAGCTTTGTGCACCCGATCATCATCTTGCTGACGGTGCCGGCAGGCGTGGCCGGGGCGCTTTACGCCATGGCGATTGGCGGGCTGTCGCTCAACGTCTACAGCCAGATCGGAATTATCCTACTGATCGGACTCGTGGCCAAGAATGGCATCCTGATCGTCGAATTCGCCAACCAACTGCGCGATGAAGGCAAGGAGGTCCGCGAGGCCGTAGTGCTGGCCTCGGTCCTGCGTCTGCGACCCATTACCATGACCGTGCTGTCCACCGTTCTGGGCGCGCTGCCGTTGCTATTTGCGACCGGGGCAGGGGCGGAAAGCCGCAATGCGATCGGCACGGTTATCATCGCCGGGCTCGCTATGTCGGCCGTGCTTATGCTGGTTGTGACGCCGGTTCTCTATGACCTTCTGGCGCGGTTCACCAAACCGAGCGGTATGGTTGAGAAAGCACTTGAGCGGGATATGCGCGAGGCGCGTGAGAAAGCCGAAGAGGCCGGGAAAACCGCTTAA
- a CDS encoding ChaN family lipoprotein: MKDREGLTPALPSPEPYRRYIFDLTGGGRKSGKATGPMDPEFYRFVRAQEVWDRAFATHMAREVKPDGPLVVGIIGQGHLQWGGGVSWQLADLGVRSAYVSVPQMQEDALFREGAADFVFRLPEREAKTEENAQVVERA, from the coding sequence GTGAAAGACCGCGAGGGGCTGACACCCGCGCTGCCATCGCCCGAACCCTATCGTCGGTATATTTTCGATCTTACAGGTGGCGGGCGAAAGTCAGGCAAAGCCACTGGGCCAATGGACCCAGAGTTTTATCGTTTCGTGCGCGCGCAAGAGGTTTGGGACCGCGCCTTTGCCACCCACATGGCGCGCGAGGTAAAACCCGATGGTCCGCTGGTCGTGGGCATTATTGGTCAGGGGCACTTGCAGTGGGGCGGTGGCGTGTCTTGGCAGCTGGCTGATCTTGGGGTGCGCAGCGCCTATGTCTCGGTGCCGCAAATGCAAGAGGATGCGCTGTTCAGGGAAGGGGCCGCCGACTTTGTCTTCCGCTTGCCGGAACGCGAGGCGAAGACAGAGGAGAACGCGCAAGTGGTTGAACGGGCTTGA
- a CDS encoding ATP-binding cassette domain-containing protein, with protein MRTSLGRIWRLTRLAASGPQVWVGLVLFGIVLALICIDLYVDVLMINWTRRFFDAVEQVDAATTISELGVFAVLVCCSAGIFLVGDYLRKRLWLHWRQRLTERAVHAWTSNGAYWHLREGLSDKTVDNPDQRISEDCDRFIDLMLQLTVDLFARVIGLVTYLAILWTLSDFVLRFALFGIDFAIPRYLVWLAFIYVLVSSVITHVMGWQLKSLLFRHERREADFRHALVQVRDNANEIAHSRGEEAERRRLDVRFQGIRGNWLRLIRRELILGLFSRPYYQSILRVPLFFALPAYFAGSVTFGGLMQLSRAFGSVTQTLSWFIFKYEKLAELAAVSQRLDDLFRVTTDPAPVKEAVTAIERDISRDGALRVSGLHLSTPQGRWLEPVPDRVVRPGERIWITGPSGQGKTTLLSALSGLWRYGQGRVETPEAQLMVLSQRPHLFSEGLAAAACYPADPTKVDPEKLRDVFERIGLSHRFDAIDRDGAGALEGLSLGERQRLALARVLLHRPDWIILDEATSSLDMASEAHMLALLRRELPKATVLCVAHREPVALEPTGIWQIGEITQLERRTA; from the coding sequence ATGCGCACCTCCCTCGGACGTATCTGGCGCTTGACCCGGCTTGCGGCCTCTGGGCCGCAGGTTTGGGTTGGGCTGGTTCTGTTTGGCATCGTGCTCGCGTTGATCTGTATCGACCTTTATGTCGATGTGTTGATGATCAACTGGACCCGTCGGTTTTTTGACGCGGTCGAGCAGGTGGACGCCGCGACCACGATAAGCGAACTGGGTGTGTTTGCCGTGCTGGTTTGTTGTTCGGCAGGCATATTTTTGGTCGGGGACTATTTACGTAAGCGGTTGTGGCTGCATTGGCGTCAGCGGCTGACGGAACGGGCGGTGCATGCATGGACGTCGAATGGCGCGTATTGGCACCTGCGCGAGGGGCTGTCGGATAAAACCGTCGACAACCCGGATCAACGTATCAGCGAGGATTGCGACAGGTTCATTGATCTGATGTTGCAACTGACCGTTGATCTGTTCGCGCGGGTGATCGGGCTGGTGACCTACCTTGCGATCCTGTGGACCCTGTCGGACTTCGTGCTGCGCTTTGCGCTTTTCGGAATTGATTTTGCGATCCCGCGCTATCTTGTGTGGTTGGCGTTTATCTACGTCTTGGTGTCAAGTGTCATCACTCATGTGATGGGGTGGCAGCTCAAATCGCTCCTTTTCCGCCATGAGCGCCGCGAGGCAGATTTCCGTCATGCCTTGGTGCAGGTGCGTGATAACGCCAACGAGATTGCCCACTCGCGCGGCGAAGAGGCGGAACGCCGTCGGCTTGATGTGCGATTTCAGGGTATTCGTGGCAATTGGCTCCGCCTGATCCGCCGCGAGCTTATCCTCGGGCTGTTTTCGCGGCCATATTACCAGTCGATCCTGCGGGTGCCGCTGTTTTTTGCGCTACCAGCCTATTTTGCTGGGTCGGTCACATTTGGCGGGCTGATGCAGCTGAGCCGCGCCTTTGGGTCCGTGACACAGACCCTGTCGTGGTTCATTTTCAAATACGAAAAGCTGGCCGAGTTGGCAGCGGTGTCGCAGCGGCTTGACGATCTGTTTCGTGTAACAACGGATCCAGCCCCGGTGAAGGAAGCCGTAACCGCGATAGAGCGCGATATAAGCCGCGACGGGGCGTTGCGGGTCAGCGGCTTGCACCTGTCGACACCACAGGGGCGGTGGCTCGAACCTGTACCAGACAGAGTGGTCAGGCCGGGCGAACGTATCTGGATCACGGGTCCGTCCGGGCAGGGAAAGACGACGCTGCTTAGCGCGCTGAGCGGATTGTGGCGATACGGTCAAGGTCGGGTGGAGACGCCAGAGGCGCAATTGATGGTGCTGTCGCAACGCCCGCATTTGTTTAGCGAAGGTCTGGCGGCAGCGGCCTGTTACCCTGCCGATCCGACAAAGGTGGACCCTGAAAAGCTGCGCGATGTGTTCGAGCGTATTGGGTTGTCGCATCGGTTTGATGCGATTGATCGCGATGGCGCGGGCGCTTTGGAAGGCTTGTCGCTTGGCGAACGACAACGGCTCGCTCTGGCGCGGGTGCTGTTGCATCGGCCAGATTGGATCATTCTGGATGAGGCAACCTCCTCGCTGGATATGGCAAGCGAAGCACATATGCTGGCGCTTTTGCGCCGGGAACTCCCCAAGGCGACGGTGCTCTGTGTGGCGCATCGCGAGCCTGTCGCGCTTGAGCCGACGGGGATTTGGCAGATTGGTGAAATCACACAACTGGAAAGGCGGACGGCATGA
- a CDS encoding ChaN family lipoprotein: protein MSGASWYRPGREGDVTYKDVLAEMAQAPVVLLGEQHDKAGIHRWQLHVAAGLLAHRPLVMGFEMFPARLNPVLAEWVAGGLSEDAFLAKAEWDDVWGFPPELYLPIFRFCRETGTPMRGLNVRRELVRAVGKGAGTASR from the coding sequence ATGAGTGGCGCAAGCTGGTATCGGCCCGGTCGAGAGGGCGACGTCACTTACAAAGACGTGCTAGCGGAAATGGCGCAAGCACCGGTGGTTTTGTTGGGCGAGCAACATGACAAAGCCGGCATTCACCGTTGGCAATTGCATGTCGCAGCAGGGCTTTTGGCGCATCGCCCGCTGGTTATGGGGTTTGAGATGTTTCCGGCGCGGCTCAATCCGGTTCTTGCAGAATGGGTTGCGGGTGGCTTGTCCGAAGATGCCTTCTTGGCCAAGGCCGAATGGGACGATGTCTGGGGGTTCCCGCCCGAACTTTACCTGCCGATTTTCCGCTTCTGTCGCGAAACAGGTACGCCAATGCGCGGTCTGAACGTGCGCCGTGAGTTGGTGCGCGCAGTTGGCAAGGGGGCTGGGACAGCGTCCCGGTGA
- a CDS encoding efflux RND transporter periplasmic adaptor subunit, whose protein sequence is MSIFRQLLIIAVLAGLAYGGFEAYEQYVVANAPPEKSAPARRRGPALVETVNAEKRRLSETVEAVGTTRALQSIDIVPQASGRIKELLFAAGQHVKQGAVLVRLDDTIERANQTEAQAKLTERERVLDRVTQLRGSNAVAVATLEDATARLAEARAELDRANQRLGERTIYAPFAGTVGLAEVDFGARVSAGTFITRLDDLSEVEVEFSLPETLFARVKTGQKITASSIAFPDHSFIGKIEAVDSRIDPVSRAFRTRAVIPNPSGTLPAGMFMSLELTLSQSDHIVVPEEAIIFQAAETYVFRVADGKAKRVIVKTGQRRDGLVAILDGLTEGDEVVVRGLHRVRDGVEVKVQAKTGVAAGAPESGS, encoded by the coding sequence ATGTCGATTTTTAGACAATTACTTATTATTGCGGTTCTGGCCGGGCTCGCCTACGGCGGCTTTGAAGCCTATGAGCAGTATGTCGTGGCGAATGCGCCACCGGAAAAGAGCGCACCAGCCCGCCGACGCGGGCCCGCTTTGGTTGAAACGGTGAACGCCGAGAAACGCCGGTTGAGCGAAACCGTAGAAGCGGTCGGAACGACACGCGCGCTGCAATCTATCGACATCGTGCCGCAGGCAAGCGGGCGGATCAAAGAGCTCCTCTTTGCCGCAGGTCAACACGTCAAACAGGGCGCGGTGCTTGTCCGTCTCGATGACACCATCGAGCGCGCCAACCAGACCGAAGCCCAAGCCAAGCTGACCGAGCGGGAACGGGTTTTGGACCGGGTGACGCAACTGCGCGGCTCCAATGCGGTCGCGGTGGCGACACTGGAAGATGCGACCGCCCGTCTGGCCGAAGCCCGCGCCGAGCTTGATCGCGCCAATCAACGGCTCGGAGAGCGCACCATTTATGCGCCCTTCGCCGGAACCGTCGGCTTGGCCGAGGTTGATTTCGGCGCACGTGTCAGCGCCGGCACCTTTATCACCCGGCTCGATGACTTGTCCGAGGTCGAGGTTGAATTTTCCCTTCCCGAAACCCTTTTCGCGCGGGTGAAAACGGGGCAAAAAATCACCGCTTCCAGCATCGCGTTCCCCGATCACAGCTTCATTGGCAAAATCGAAGCCGTTGATAGCCGCATCGACCCGGTGAGCCGGGCGTTTCGCACCCGTGCCGTCATCCCCAATCCTAGCGGTACCTTGCCTGCGGGGATGTTCATGTCGCTCGAACTGACGCTCTCGCAATCCGACCATATCGTGGTGCCGGAAGAGGCGATCATCTTTCAGGCGGCGGAAACCTATGTGTTCCGCGTGGCAGATGGCAAAGCCAAACGGGTGATCGTAAAAACAGGGCAACGCCGGGACGGGCTGGTTGCCATCCTTGACGGGCTGACTGAGGGCGACGAGGTGGTGGTGCGCGGGCTTCACCGCGTGCGCGATGGTGTCGAAGTCAAGGTTCAGGCCAAGACCGGTGTGGCAGCCGGCGCTCCGGAGAGCGGATCATGA
- a CDS encoding TonB-dependent hemoglobin/transferrin/lactoferrin family receptor, producing MQRTRTNTCLKCGVALFLVVGPTSLVAQEGGDGAITLDPIVVNTDREGKDPLDVPANITVIGGEEINNRQIGDIEQLVRRLPGVEVNRQTSGADPFSTFGGFTIRGVGGNRVAIQVDGSRMAERIIDGTRNYVDLSFTKQAEIVRGPASVLWGADALGGMVAFQTMDPDDLLLGDDKAMHTKLGYDSFTRSTTTELSYAQRFSGDLTVFAGISRTVGHEPTLSNARNDGGIYGCTRNISWGATPCGEFDPTTETSTRGLLKLVWMPDTRHRVEFSADVLNRDTTVAQNSVLGPVYSSITGAPTGEIINGKSRKLNLYRYRLGVEHTWTPDNGPIDQIVTTFAYTPHGYHRTGTELSTSAAGDSLLTYDELRYNEDFFELDIQATSTFSTGPADHRLIFGFDGDIAKTDYYRRDVVNNLTTGTITETRAGGFNFSNSTTRRADIYVEDKITLGGGRFEITPGLRFASYNIDPRPDADYQPVPGQEPTVRKDSAVLKSLGMIYRLDDNWSVWAKYGEGFKMPTAQQLYTSLPGAFFNLTPAPNLRPEQNRSYELGLRYQQERGFVAINAFKTDYSDFIQSFYNPPGTSDYTYRNISVVNVWGIEASGKWALSQDTTMGVSAAWQRGTQRVSPGAAETPHTLAPLSATVSLAHYFPQQRLMLEGVGTFAAKVSETAGANDFKHGGFAVFDVHAKWEVIDNGFLNFSVNNILDKRYFTANAATYSNTASSSVAATNPIELQTGPGRTFTVSFDMRF from the coding sequence ATGCAACGCACCCGTACTAATACCTGTCTCAAATGCGGAGTCGCATTGTTCTTGGTCGTGGGGCCAACATCGCTCGTCGCGCAAGAGGGCGGAGATGGCGCGATCACCCTTGATCCAATCGTTGTGAACACCGACCGCGAAGGCAAAGACCCGCTGGATGTGCCTGCAAATATCACGGTGATCGGCGGGGAGGAGATCAACAACCGACAGATTGGCGATATCGAGCAGTTGGTGCGCCGCCTTCCGGGGGTAGAGGTCAACCGGCAGACGTCGGGCGCTGATCCGTTCAGCACCTTTGGCGGGTTCACGATCCGGGGCGTGGGCGGTAACCGCGTGGCGATTCAGGTGGACGGGTCGCGCATGGCCGAGCGCATCATCGACGGCACGCGCAACTACGTCGACCTGAGCTTTACCAAACAGGCCGAGATCGTGCGCGGGCCGGCGTCGGTCTTGTGGGGGGCGGATGCGCTTGGCGGCATGGTCGCGTTCCAGACGATGGACCCTGACGACCTTCTTTTGGGCGACGACAAGGCCATGCATACGAAGTTGGGCTATGACAGCTTTACCCGCAGCACGACGACAGAGCTGTCCTATGCGCAGAGGTTCTCGGGTGATCTGACGGTTTTCGCCGGTATCTCACGCACTGTCGGGCACGAACCGACCCTGTCGAACGCCCGCAACGATGGCGGCATTTATGGCTGCACACGTAACATATCTTGGGGTGCGACGCCCTGTGGCGAGTTTGACCCGACGACCGAAACATCGACACGCGGGCTGCTCAAGCTGGTCTGGATGCCGGACACGCGCCACCGCGTCGAATTTAGCGCCGATGTGTTAAACCGCGACACGACAGTTGCGCAGAATTCAGTGCTTGGCCCGGTCTACAGCAGTATTACCGGCGCACCGACGGGCGAGATTATCAACGGTAAATCCCGGAAGCTGAACCTCTATCGTTATCGCCTTGGGGTGGAGCACACTTGGACCCCGGACAACGGCCCAATTGATCAGATCGTAACCACATTCGCCTATACGCCACATGGGTATCACAGAACCGGGACCGAGCTTTCCACTTCGGCGGCAGGTGACTCGCTCCTGACTTATGATGAGCTGCGTTATAACGAAGATTTCTTTGAGCTGGATATTCAGGCGACGTCGACGTTTTCGACCGGACCAGCCGATCACCGGCTGATTTTCGGCTTTGACGGCGACATTGCCAAAACCGACTACTATCGGCGTGATGTGGTGAACAACCTGACCACCGGCACGATCACAGAAACGCGCGCGGGTGGCTTTAACTTTTCCAATTCGACAACGCGTCGGGCAGATATTTATGTCGAAGACAAGATCACCCTTGGTGGTGGCCGGTTTGAGATCACACCGGGCCTGCGTTTCGCGAGCTATAACATCGACCCGCGACCCGATGCCGATTATCAGCCCGTTCCGGGACAGGAGCCGACCGTGCGCAAAGATAGCGCGGTGCTGAAAAGCCTCGGCATGATCTATCGTTTGGATGACAATTGGTCGGTCTGGGCGAAATACGGCGAAGGCTTCAAAATGCCAACGGCGCAGCAGCTTTACACCTCGCTGCCCGGTGCGTTCTTTAACCTGACCCCGGCGCCAAACCTGCGCCCGGAGCAGAACAGAAGCTATGAGTTGGGCCTGCGCTATCAGCAGGAACGCGGCTTTGTGGCGATCAACGCGTTCAAGACCGACTATTCGGACTTTATCCAGAGTTTTTACAACCCGCCCGGCACGAGCGATTACACCTATCGCAATATCTCGGTCGTGAATGTTTGGGGGATTGAGGCATCGGGGAAGTGGGCGTTGTCTCAGGACACGACGATGGGCGTATCAGCCGCTTGGCAACGCGGGACGCAGCGGGTTTCGCCCGGCGCGGCCGAGACGCCGCACACCCTTGCCCCGCTGAGCGCGACGGTGTCGCTTGCTCATTACTTTCCGCAACAACGCCTGATGTTGGAAGGGGTGGGGACGTTCGCTGCAAAGGTTAGCGAAACCGCCGGCGCGAATGATTTCAAACACGGCGGATTTGCGGTGTTTGATGTTCACGCGAAATGGGAAGTGATCGACAACGGTTTCCTGAACTTCAGCGTGAACAACATTCTCGACAAGCGGTATTTCACTGCCAATGCCGCCACCTATAGCAACACGGCCTCGTCTAGTGTTGCCGCGACCAATCCGATCGAGCTTCAGACCGGACCGGGCCGCACATTCACCGTCAGCTTTGACATGAGGTTCTAG